GTCCGTGAAAAACACATTCCCCGCCTTATCTACAGCCGGTCCTTCCGTGAATTTGAACTGCCTTGCCACGAGCTTCGGCTTCGCCTGCCCAGCCACCACCGAACTACTCTGTAGGCCAGTAGGTAGCGGGGCTCTGGTTGCAAAGGCCTGGTAGGCACTGGCGGCCACGGCGGCAGTCAGGAGGCTGAAATAGAGAAAGTGACGGGTTTTCATAGGCAAGATCTGAGAGAAGAGAACGAGTGAACAGCTTTCACAGACATACGCAGGCTCAAGTAGAATGGCAGCCTTCGGGATGCAAGCCGGATGGGCTGGGTAGCATCAGACAGTGGCCTAGAAGCTGCCAGTGATTTATGTAAATATAAAATTGTCAATAATTTAACTGTGTAATTTGTCGTGGCCAGGCCGCCACGGAAAGGTACTTTTCCGCGGTTTGCTTCCGGCCGTAACACCGAAATGCGCAACGCCCCGCTTGCAGGCGCGTATGCACAGCACAATATATAGTTAAGGCCATGTTGGATTTTGCAGTTTTGTTTCGTCCATTTCTTGAGCGCGGGCAGCTCCTGTACTTTGTCTACCATCTGGAAGCGCAGCGGGTAGTATTTGTAAGCTCTGCCTACGAAGGCATTGTGGGCCGCTCTCCGGAAACTGTGAACGAGGACCTGCCCAGCCTGCTGGCCCGCTTGCACCCCGACGATCTGGAGTATGCCAGCACCCGCATGAAGCACCTACTGCAGGGTAAGTTTGTGGAAGACATTGAGTTGCGCCTGCGCCCCGCCCTCGACCCCGAAGAGCAGGTGCAGTGGCTGTGTTGCACCGCGGCGCGCGTAGAGTATGCGCCGGGCCACACCTACCTCAGTGGTACGCTGCAGGACAATACCAGCACTCGCCAGTACATGGAGAATGCCGACCGCTTCAACAAGAAAAAGAACACAACGCTGGAGATTCTATCGCACGATCTGGCTGGCCCCTTCACCATGATTCAGCAGGTGGCCGGCTACGTGAGCGAGAAGGTGGAAGGGCTAAAGGATGACAAGCTCAATGAGCTGTTGAGCGTGATGAAGACCACCTGCCAGGATAGCATCAACCTGATTCGGGACTTCGTGGACAACGAGTTTCTGGAATCGGTGAACGTGGACATGAAAACCGAGCGGATCAATCTGGCGCATGAGCTTAGCGATTTGATCGGCCAGTTTCAGAAATCAGAGACCAACCTGGAAAAGTACTTCGCCTATGAAGGACCGGAACAGCTGTATTACTCCCTCGACTACAACAAGTTTATGCAGGTATTCAATAACCTGCTCAGCAACTCCATGAAGTTCACGCCGGATGGGGGCCGCATTACCGTTACCTTGGAGCAACAGCCCAATCAGCTACTGCTTTCGGTGGCCGATACCGGCATTGGCATTCCGGAAGTCATGCAACCGGTTATCTTTGAGCGGTTTACTCCGGCTCGCCGACCTGGCCTACGCGGCGAAAAAACCACCGGCCTGGGCATGTCCATCATCAAAACCATTGTGGAACTGCATCAGGGCCACATTTGGTTGGAAAGCAAGGAAGGCGAGGGTAGCACCTTCTTTATCTCGCTGCCGCTGGACAAGTTGGGCTAGTGACGCGAGTGGCCTAGGCCACTTCCAATCTACCACCGCCCTTGGGTAGGTGGGAGCTGCCTGCCTGAGTAGCCATATCATCCGCTCCTTAACCGCAACACCCCGCATGAAGAACGCCCTACTTGCCTGCTTCTGCTTCCTGGCACTGACCGTTTCGGCCCAGACCACCAACCTGCGCACTCCCCGGCAGCTTTTTCCCGGGCTGTTTGAGCAAGTACAGCTGCAGCGCATTTTCCCCGACAATAAGACCTTTGTGGATGCCGTGCCTAAGGAGGCACCGGCGGTTATTCTGGCGGCCTACGAACAGCAGCGGAGCCTGCCCGGCTTCGATCTGAACCGGTTTGTGCTGGCCTATTTCCGGCTGCCTGCTTCTGCTGCCACCGCCTACCACACCAATATTGCCGGTGGCCTACGCCGCCACCTCGATACGCTCTGGACGGTACTGCAGCGCCCGCCTACCGATACGGTGGCACGGTACTCGTCGTTGCTGCCGCTGCCCCGGCCCTACGTGGTGCCCGGCGGGCGTTTCCGGGAAGTGTACTACTGGGATTCCTACTTCACCATGCTCGGCCTGCAGGTCAGCCACCGGCCCGATCTGATCCGGGGCATGCTGGATAACTTCGCCTTCCTGATTAACCGCTACGGCTTCATCCCAAACGGCAACCGCACCTACTACCTCACCCGCTCGCAGCCGCCGTTTTTTAGCCGCATGGTGGAACTGCTGGCCCGCGAGCAAGGCGACAGTGTGCTGCGGCGCTACCACGGGCCTTTGCTCCGCGAGTACCAGTTCTGGATGGCCGGCTCCGATTCTGTAAGCCCGGGGGCCGCCCGCCGCTCCGTGGTGCGTATGCCTGGCGGCGAACTGCTTAACCGCTACTGGGACCAAAGTGCCGAGCCCCGAGAAGAGTCGTATGAGAAAGATGTGCAGGCGGCCAAACGCAGCACCCGCCCAGCGGCCCAGTTCTACCGCGATGTGCGCGCGGCCGCCGCTTCCGGCTGGGACTTTAGCAGCCGCTGGTTTGTGCCCGGCGCCGGCCTGGAGTCCATCCGCACCACCAGTCTGGTGCCCGTCGATCTGAATAGCTTGCTGTATCAGTTGGAAATGACGCTGGCCCGCAGTAGCCAACTGCAGGGCCAGACCGCCGCGGCTAAGGATTTCCGGGCCAAAGCGGCGGCTCGCAGCAAAGCTCTGCAGCGCTACTGTTGGGACCAAAATGCCGGCTGGTTCGTGGATTATGACTGGGAGAAGCGCAAGCCTTCCCTGATCCGGACGCTGGCGGGCGTATTTCCGTTGGAGAGTGGCCTAGCTACGCCAGCGCAGGCCCGTAAAGTAGCCGAAGGCCTCCGCCGCGACTTCCTGAAGCCTGGTGGATTGGTGACCACGCTGGCAAGCACCGGCCAGCAGTGGGATGCTCCCAACGCCTGGGCGCCCTTGCAATGGATGGCCATTGAAGGGTTGCGCCACTACAAGCAAGATGAACTGGCGCGCACCATTGCCCTGCGCTGGATTGACCTCAACCGAGGCGTGTTTCAGCAAACGGGCAAGCTGATGGAAAAATATAATGTGGAGCAGACTGGCGCACTGGGGGGCGGCGGCGAGTACCCGCTGCAAGACGGTTTCGGCTGGACCAATGGCGTGCTGCTGCAATTACTCAATCGGTATCCCGACGCCAATCAGTAGCCATCTGGCCTAGCTAGCTTCGTTCTACTTCCTAAGAGTGGCCTACTGGAAGCGTGCAGCACTAGGCCTATAGCACCGAATCATTAGCTTTCTGAAAAGCCTGGCCGTGTATGCGGCTGGGACTTTTTTATTGGGTTACTAAATGACTGAAGTAGTCGGATGCCCCGGATTTACGTAAAAAACGGAAACCCAAAACTCCTTCCTGCTATGTGTGGCCGCTATACTCTTACACCTGCCCCAGGTATTTTAGAAGACCGGTTTGATGCTGCCTTTGCGGCAAGTTTACCGGGCCCTACCTACAACGCGGCGCCTTCCCAGTCGCTCCCCGTTATTCTCAACACCGAGCCCGGTCGCATACAACTGATGCGCTGGGGCCTAGTGCCAGGCTGGGTGAAAGACCTGAAGGCCGCGCCGAAACCCATTAATGCGCGCGCTGAAACCCTCACGGAAAAGCCGTCATTCCGGACGCTGCTGCAGCGGCGCCGCGCCTTGGTGCTTGCCGACAGTTTCTACGAGTGGCAAGCCAGTACCCACGGCAAAACGCCCTACCGGATCCTACTCAAAGATCAGCAGCCCTTTGCTTTCGCCGGCCTCTGGGACGAGTGGGTTGACCGGCAGACGGGAGAGGTACTGCCTACTTTCACCATCATCACTACGGAACCCAACGAGCTGATGGCTCCCATCCATAACCGGATGCCCGTCATTCTGCCAAGCCGGGAGTCTGAGCTGGCCTGGCTCGATGATGGCCTAGGCCTAGAGGAGTACCAGCACCTGTTGCAGCCTTATCCTGCCGAGGCAATGCAGGCCTACGCCATTAGTACCCTCGTAAACTCGCCCGCCCACAACTCCCCGGAGGTGATGGCACCAGCTGCCTAGGCCTGTGTCGAGCTACACTTTACTTGTCAGGTATACTCAGAAATCGTTCATACAAAAGCCCAACCTACACTGGCGTAGGTCGGGCTTTTGTATGAACGATTAAGTGGCCTAGGGCTGCTAAAAACCCGACAGGGAAAGAGAAATGTTAGAAACGGGAATGCAGCTTGCGTTTCCGGTTTTGCTTATAAGCTACATTCGTCCGGCGCTTTTTCTTGCGCTTTAAAATGCTTTCTGAGGATTTGACGCTCGGGCTGACGGTTGCGGTTGCGGTGGTGGCTGTAGCGGAACTATGCTGGTAAGGAGCGAGGAAGGCTCCCAGCAGCAGCAGGGTAACAACTCGTTTCATTGAGGATGAGGTGTGTGGAAGGATATGCGAGTAAGTATATGTATAGTTTTTGTTTAAATTATATATAATATTATTTATATAATATGGTCTGATGCACTTCACTACTTTTATGCTTACTCTACCACTCCAGAAGCAAACCAAGCACAAAAACCAACGGCCTCTTTCCAGCTAGTGGAAAGAGGCCGTTGGGTAAATAAGAATTAGCCAGACTAGGCGTGCGACTCATCTGTATCGTGCTCAGCTGCTTTGGCCGCCGCGAAAACGGCAATGCTGGCGAGAACGGCAATACCGATGATGAGCTGCGTAGTACTGAAACGCTGAGAAGCCTTACGGATCAGCTGTCCGCCGTGCTTTAAGAACTCATCCAGTTGCTCTGCTTCGCCGCTGAACACTTTGTAGCCGCTTTGCAGTGTATTGATGATATCTTCAGGAAGGATTTTCTCGATGTTTTTTTCCAGTTGAGTGCTCGGGTTGCTCATAACAGAGGTGGAAAGTGCAGATGAATGGAGTCAGGAATAATGGCGGGTCTGCCGCCGGAAACCATGTACGCAAACTCCTCCAATTTTGATATAGTCGACTTAGGTAACCCCAGAGTTACTTGCCCTTAATCAGACAGAACTTCAGACTTTATGCCGACAGGCCTAGGGCCGCCCCTAACAAAAAAAAGCCCTTCAGGATAACTGAAGGGCTTTTTCGAGAGAGCGAAGTTGGTTTATTCGTACACTTTCACTACGAATATATAATCGCGCAGCTTGCGGATTTGCTGAGGGCGTGAGGTGCCGGCAAGCTGGTTGTTGCGGGGCATGTTGTAGGGCTGCGCGGTACCAGCCGCACTCAAGGAGTCAACCAAACGCATCAGGTACGACGATTTAGTGGCGAAAGCGGCGCTTTGCACATCCATCTGCCGGCCACTGATGATGCCAATCAGGTTACCCCGGTCATCAAGAAGCGGGCCGCCCGAGTTGCCGGGGTTCACCGGAATGCTGATCTGGTAGAAGCCCGTGTCGCCTTCAAAGCCAGAGCGCGCACTCAGTGAGCCATCATTGAACACCAAGTCTTCGCGGGGGTAGCCCAGCGTGTACACTTTCTCGCCCAGGTCCGATTGGCCGCGCTTAAACGAATACGGCAGGCGGCCAAAACCCTTAAAGGAAGCGTCTTTGATGTGCAGAATTGCCAGATCGTGGGCTACGTCGGTGAAGACTGGCTCGGCCCGGTACCGCTGCCGGTCGTGGCCTTCAATCAGCAGAGAATCAGCACCCTGAATAACGTGGTAGCTTGTAACCAAATAGCCGTCGGCGGTCAGGGCGAAGCCCGTTCCGCTGAACTTACCTTGGTTAGCGGAAGGCGTGTTGGGCGCACCTATCTGATTGATAGCCTTGTTCATCACGCGCTGGGTGCGTTTGATGCGGTCCACCTCACGGCGCAGCGTAGCATAACCGTACACAGAAGGCTGCTGACGAGCTTTCCACCACTCCAGGCCCAGCAGCGTAGCAAATACGGCCATGATGGCTACTGAGGCCGCTACCATCATGGTGGCGCGGTGAGCACCCCAGAACTGGCGCAGCTTCTCCTCCGTCCGCGAAATGCGCAGCATAGGGCGCGGCACCTCGTCGGTAGAGAAAATACCCGCCGGGGAGTCTTCGGGGGAGAGGCGCACGGCCCGCTCGGCGTTCATATCCGCCTGAATGGCGCGCAGCTTGCGGCGCGTAGCCAGGCGCTGGCCGTAAGCGGTCAGCGTATTGGTCAGGGATTCATAATCGGCCAGCCGGCGCGCCAAGTCCGGATCAGCGGCTAAGCGATGCTCCAGTTCGGCCCGCTCAGAAGCTGCCATCTCGCCGGAGCGGTAGGCATCAAATAAAGCGTAGTAATCAGCTTCGGTTTTCATTTCGTGGAGGCGGGTGGGTGGTCCCGCGTATCTCGTCGACTGAGAACTAGAAAGTTAGGAGAAGGTAGAAAACGGTTGTGGCTTCCTCAACTCCTCGGCCTTATAACTCAGTTGTTATGTCTCAAATTCCTGATACTGATTGAAAAAAAGCTTTTTCAGTCTGACCAGGCACTTGTATTTCTGATTTTTGGCGTTGTCGGCGTTGGTATAGCCAAACTCAGCCGTAAGCTGCTGCATCGATTTATCGAGCAGATAAAATCCTTCTAAAAGCGAGCGGCAAGGCTCCCCAATGCGCTCCAGTGCTTCGGCCATGGTGGCAAAGCGCCGGTCGCGCTCCTCGGCCAGCTCCAGGTCGGCTTCGGCCCCGGTTTCGAGGTAAGGCTCATGGTCATCGAGACGGCCGCCGAAGCGGGTTTTCTCGGTGAGCCGTTTGAGCCACAAACGGCGGCACACGGCATAGAGGTACGTCTTGATCTGGCAGCTAAGTTCCAGAGAACCATCACGAACCTTCTCATAAAATACCATCACCCCTTCCTGATACACATCCTGGGCTTCATCGTCGGTGCCGCTGTTTTGCAGCACGTAATGCGAAACCATCGGAAAATGCAGCCGGTAGAGCTGTGCCAGCGCCCGGTCGTCGCCGTGGCGGATAGCCGCCACGAACTCCTCGTCGGTGTAGGCAGGTTGTCCCTTACCCATTCGCTTTGTTGATTAATACATGATACCCTTCTTGGTAACCCAGCGAATAAATATTTTCTATACCTGGGTTACCTTTCGTCATGGACGGGATAAAGGGCGTTTTTCGGACTAAATTTTCCAAACCTACTACCAAAATGAAGAACCTCCTGAAGGTATCCGCTCTTGCCGTTGTTTTCGCTGCTACCCTCGTTTCTTGCGGCGAGAACAAGACTGCTGAAACTACTACCGCTACTGAAACCAGCACGGTAGAAGCTACTACGGACACTACGGCTACCGCTGTTACTACTGACACGACTGCTGCTGCTACCACCGCTGCTCCTGCTACCACGGAGGCTGCTACCACTACGGAAGCAACTACCACCACTACTACCACCGAGCAGAAGTAATTACGGACTGGCCTAGGCCAGTAGCTAAATTATTTTGCAAAAAGCCCGAATAGCTGCCTGGCACTATTCGGGCTTTTTTTGTTGGACAAGCCCAACCATTAAAACGTTCTGCTAAGTAAGAATTCTCCAAAATCTGGTAGAAGCCCGGATTTTGGCGCCAACTTTGCCTCTGCTTTCTTACTAGTATTATTCTACGGTTTCATTTCGCTTTAGCCTTGTCATCTACTATCCCAGTTCCAGAAGCAGACGGTACCCCCGCGGTATCCCACTCTATTTCCGGCGCTACTACGTTACCTACGGCCGAGCTGCCTACCCTTGCGGTGGGAGAGTATATTATCGGCGATGCTGGCTGCGAACAGCTAAGCGGCCATCCTGATATCCGGTACTAGCGTTACTGGAGAAAAGTGGCCTAGAGCTTTTCTTCGAGCCAGAGCAATCCGGCACCCAGCAAAAACAACCCAAATCCCCACCACCGTGACCACGGCTGCGAAGTAGCGGCCGTTACCCGTGTGCCCGAGGCGGACCTTGGCTGCGCCATCCATGTAGCCGCGGCCTGCTGCCGGAGCTGGGTTTCGGGGCCTTGCCAGTGCTGCTTCGAGAAAACATAGAACCACGAGGTAGTTTTGCCCTGGGAGGCCTGGTGCCAGCCGTCGGTGCTGGGCCAGTACATGCCCTGGGCCCATTCTGCCACGCGGGCATCTTGCCGCAAGGCTACTTTGGTGCTGTTACCACCCACTGCCCGAATGGTAATAGGACCGTCGGGAAGATTGGTGGTTTGTATTGCCACTGGCGCATCTGGTCGCGGCCACGGTGCCTGCGGCATTATGCTGGCCCCAGCGGCTTGCGGGGGCGCGGCGGCAGAAAGTAAGTGGCTCCAATAGGCCGCGTAGGCCACTGTCTGGCCTTGTAGAACCCAAGGGAACGTTTCGGCGATGGTTGTCACTACTACCTGGCCTAGGCCTATCCGGCGGGCCGCCGCTACCGGCTGGCGGCGCTGCGTTGTGACCAGCGTGCGGAGCGCTGGGCTGGACCGAAACGTTGCCGGGACTATTGCCAGGGTGGTTGCAGAGGCGCTAGGCCACTGAAGCTTTTGCGGCTCCTGCGCGGCTACCGTAGGCTGGGGCTCTACCCGGAAATCTGAGCGAGCCGGCAAGGAGCGCGGCAACGCAGCGGCGGGTTCTGCCAGCAGCACCAAACCACTTTGGCCGTTGCGCAGGGCTCCCTGTAAAGCGGTTGTTTCAGCTCCGGAAAGCGAGGCCAGGATAGCTGCATCCGTTAGAACAATATCAGTGCGGCTCAGCAGAGCAGGGGTAAGGCGGCCCACTTCAGACGCGGGCTGATTAAGGAATTCTGTTTGAGTAAGGCCCCGGCTCAAGCCTATTCGCACGGCTACGGAGTGGCCTTTTCGACCCAGATATTCTTTCAAGAAGCGAAACTCAAAAGAAGGAGTGCCCGCCAGCAGCAGCACCCGCAACGGGCGCGCCGGCACTATTTCCAGCGGCAGTGGCTCCGCTGGTACGCGTAGGCCACCACGGCCGGTAGTACGAGCCTCTAATTGGTACACTGTGCGGCCTTCGGTTTTGGGAGCAAATACCAACCGAAACGGCCCGTGCCCAGCCGGGAGCTGTACCGAATCGCGGACGGCCCCCGCTGCCCGCAGGCGCACCCACACGGGGCCTGTGCCAGCTGGGTTCTCCAGGTATCCTTCCACCGTCCAGGAGTGGCCTACCTCCGTGCTACGGGCCCAATTGGCCATCCGAAAACCTGCTTTGGGAGCTGAGGCATGCGCAACTACTTCCACCGGACCCAGCCCAGGAAGGTCGGCGGAAGGCAACCCCTGGCCTAGCACGTGCACACGCTGCAGATCCGGCATGCGCTGGCGCAGAGCCGCCAGGTTGCTGAGCGTAAGTGTATCGGGCGATGAGGTGGGCGCCGCGTAGCGCCAGTACCGGGTGCCAGGGCCAAGTTGCCGGAGCAGGTGGCGCAGGGTATCAGCGGAATAGCCATCAGTAAGCAACAGAACCTCCGAGGTAGAGCTGCGCAGCTGTTTGCTGGGCGGATAAGCCAACAGCCACAGGCCTGCCACAGCTACCAGGCCCGCTCCCAGACGCCAGGTGAGGCGTGTGCGGTTAGCGCGGCGCACTGCCACGAGGCTGAGGCCTACTACCAGTAGCAGGCACATCGCCAATAGCAGCAGAAAAGGCAGCAACGGATTAGGGAGCGAATAAGTCATGCGGAAAAAGAAGGCTTATCGGCTGAGTTCCTGAAAATAGCGGCGGGCCAACCGACTAGTGCCGACCGGGCGCTGAGGAGCTGGGGGAGAGGGAGGAAGCAAATCCGTAAGGGCCCGCTCGGCTACTGGCAACGCTGCTAAGGGCAACGCCCGCTTCGCTCGCAGCGCCGAGCTGGTTTGACGCACAGCACGCAGCGCTGCCAGGTAGTGGCCCGGCTGTTGCAAAGCGGCCCGGGCCAGCTCCCCGCCGGCTAGGTCCAGCGCTGCCGCCGCGCCCGGCCCCACCGACTGGCCTACGCGGAGCTGCCCCAGGATACGCAGCGCTTCGCGTACGGCCGGCTGAGTGGCTGGCGTCGCTAGCTGTTCCTGACGGCGGGGCGCGCCGGCGCCCTTTAGCTCGCCGGTGAGGCGGGTGGTGGCTTCCGGCATCGGGGGCGGGGTAAAACCGGCTTTCTTCACATAGGCCCTGGTTTGCTGCTGCACCTGCTTGAGCAAACGCAACGCCCGGTACTCGTAGGGCAAGGCTTCTTTGGGGCGGCCCGTGCGCAGGCGCAGCTCGGCGTCCCACATTTGGGCCAGCACGGCTTGCAGCTTGGCCTTCACGGCAGGCTCCAGAAAGTCGGCGGTTTCGGAGTCGTCGTGGCGGTGGATGTACGGCTCCATTAGCTCGGCAGTGCGGGCTTCGCCAGCCGTTGCGTTGGGATTGCTGGGGGCTGGCGCATGGTCGTGCCCGTCCTGGTCGTGGTGTTCTTCGGTTGTGGCGGGCTTGTCCGGTGTGACGTGGTCTTCAGCTACTACCGAACCCATTCCGGGGTCTTCCTCTGGCTCCGCCGCGGGGGCGTGCGCCGTTTCGCCGATGTTGCCTTCGGCTTCTTCGCCCAGAAACTTGCCATAGCGCATGCGCAGTATTTTCTGGTCGAAGCCAATGGCGTTGCTCCGCTCCAGCAAAGTGGCGGCCGAAAGGCGCGACTGTTCGGCCAGTAGCTTTTCCGTGTCGATAATAATCTGGCGCTGACTGCGGAAGTAGGCCGGGGCCGTTTTCACACCCAGCGACACATCCAAGGTGCTTTCCTGCACGGTAGTGTCTTCCCACTGCACGAGGTAGGTGTCGGAGCGCGTCATGTGCTGCTGATTATCCCAGGCCTGCACGTAGAAATATACCTCGTCGCCGTAGGTGAGGCCGAGGGCGGGCAGCCGAAGCTGATGGCGCAGGGTAGCCTGGGTGGGCTGCCCCGCTAGGCCACTGCTGAGGTCCGTGACGACCTCCTTGAATTTCACGGCTTCGCCCTGGCCCTGGGCTACGGTAGCCACCAGGCGGGCGCGGGTCAGGCCGTAATCGTCGCGGGCATCTACCTCCACGGCTACTTGCGGCGGGCGACCAAATTCTACCAGCGTGTAGGCCTTCGGCGAAACAATGCGGAGCACCGGAACCTGATCTGGCTGCACCTCAATGGCATAATCATCGGAAGGGCGGCCGGCAAAACGGATCCGGTACAAGACGGAAGTCTGAACGATCAGCTCTGTAAAGAACTCCGTAGGCCTGCCCGCTACGGCTTGCAACGGTACACGCCGCGCCCCCAGTTCCAGCACGGGCGGCGCATCGGCTGCATGATTCACGCGCACTTCCCACCGCACC
The Hymenobacter gelipurpurascens DNA segment above includes these coding regions:
- a CDS encoding trypsin-like peptidase domain-containing protein encodes the protein MKTEADYYALFDAYRSGEMAASERAELEHRLAADPDLARRLADYESLTNTLTAYGQRLATRRKLRAIQADMNAERAVRLSPEDSPAGIFSTDEVPRPMLRISRTEEKLRQFWGAHRATMMVAASVAIMAVFATLLGLEWWKARQQPSVYGYATLRREVDRIKRTQRVMNKAINQIGAPNTPSANQGKFSGTGFALTADGYLVTSYHVIQGADSLLIEGHDRQRYRAEPVFTDVAHDLAILHIKDASFKGFGRLPYSFKRGQSDLGEKVYTLGYPREDLVFNDGSLSARSGFEGDTGFYQISIPVNPGNSGGPLLDDRGNLIGIISGRQMDVQSAAFATKSSYLMRLVDSLSAAGTAQPYNMPRNNQLAGTSRPQQIRKLRDYIFVVKVYE
- a CDS encoding PAS domain-containing sensor histidine kinase, producing MFRPFLERGQLLYFVYHLEAQRVVFVSSAYEGIVGRSPETVNEDLPSLLARLHPDDLEYASTRMKHLLQGKFVEDIELRLRPALDPEEQVQWLCCTAARVEYAPGHTYLSGTLQDNTSTRQYMENADRFNKKKNTTLEILSHDLAGPFTMIQQVAGYVSEKVEGLKDDKLNELLSVMKTTCQDSINLIRDFVDNEFLESVNVDMKTERINLAHELSDLIGQFQKSETNLEKYFAYEGPEQLYYSLDYNKFMQVFNNLLSNSMKFTPDGGRITVTLEQQPNQLLLSVADTGIGIPEVMQPVIFERFTPARRPGLRGEKTTGLGMSIIKTIVELHQGHIWLESKEGEGSTFFISLPLDKLG
- a CDS encoding RNA polymerase sigma factor, which translates into the protein MGKGQPAYTDEEFVAAIRHGDDRALAQLYRLHFPMVSHYVLQNSGTDDEAQDVYQEGVMVFYEKVRDGSLELSCQIKTYLYAVCRRLWLKRLTEKTRFGGRLDDHEPYLETGAEADLELAEERDRRFATMAEALERIGEPCRSLLEGFYLLDKSMQQLTAEFGYTNADNAKNQKYKCLVRLKKLFFNQYQEFET
- a CDS encoding SOS response-associated peptidase, whose translation is MCGRYTLTPAPGILEDRFDAAFAASLPGPTYNAAPSQSLPVILNTEPGRIQLMRWGLVPGWVKDLKAAPKPINARAETLTEKPSFRTLLQRRRALVLADSFYEWQASTHGKTPYRILLKDQQPFAFAGLWDEWVDRQTGEVLPTFTIITTEPNELMAPIHNRMPVILPSRESELAWLDDGLGLEEYQHLLQPYPAEAMQAYAISTLVNSPAHNSPEVMAPAA
- the treF gene encoding alpha,alpha-trehalase TreF; translation: MKNALLACFCFLALTVSAQTTNLRTPRQLFPGLFEQVQLQRIFPDNKTFVDAVPKEAPAVILAAYEQQRSLPGFDLNRFVLAYFRLPASAATAYHTNIAGGLRRHLDTLWTVLQRPPTDTVARYSSLLPLPRPYVVPGGRFREVYYWDSYFTMLGLQVSHRPDLIRGMLDNFAFLINRYGFIPNGNRTYYLTRSQPPFFSRMVELLAREQGDSVLRRYHGPLLREYQFWMAGSDSVSPGAARRSVVRMPGGELLNRYWDQSAEPREESYEKDVQAAKRSTRPAAQFYRDVRAAAASGWDFSSRWFVPGAGLESIRTTSLVPVDLNSLLYQLEMTLARSSQLQGQTAAAKDFRAKAAARSKALQRYCWDQNAGWFVDYDWEKRKPSLIRTLAGVFPLESGLATPAQARKVAEGLRRDFLKPGGLVTTLASTGQQWDAPNAWAPLQWMAIEGLRHYKQDELARTIALRWIDLNRGVFQQTGKLMEKYNVEQTGALGGGGEYPLQDGFGWTNGVLLQLLNRYPDANQ